The following coding sequences are from one Streptomyces sp. NBC_01232 window:
- a CDS encoding helix-turn-helix domain-containing protein: MSRGNTDTVCSPCRRAVGPTASGRPSRAGAADAEPHWLADSSERSAPPDGSNLADVLKAYRALHKLKQQDLADLLGYDQSYVSLLERGKRNIRDMVELRRVAHALALPEDELGLLPPAEVAVTVGASVGEPGERRPLAAVDDQRRWRMTRRELNRHRADLTKAAALLYPDASRAGNSPVLTRESWMWPEPVAFADIELAWLTQTSPPKVSGRERQAEGVRPLAPNGAKFDRYTQAIRMIDRPSLFVNRPSFRLLDVAQTEGRPKLSFGYTTYFDMADVCEGVAHELASAWLKTGSDPAWIGDPSWAELPFRSLVGDPFDLAHRPLLPSIDTLTIRLGPDGASFPLHHRSASNVALAGGTYHVMPAGVFQPSSVMPWDQSNDFNLWRNVLREYAEEFLGDPEADGSSGEPIDYDGTEPFRTLNQARREGKVRPYCFGIGLDPLTLAGEILSVVVIDADVYDSVFAGMVSRNSEGAVVAGSPGNSSAGIQFTESNVRRLLDNEPLASAAAACLDLAWQHRGLILG; the protein is encoded by the coding sequence TTGAGCCGCGGTAACACCGACACCGTGTGCAGTCCCTGCCGCCGCGCTGTCGGTCCTACGGCCTCGGGCAGGCCTTCGCGAGCCGGAGCCGCTGACGCCGAGCCGCACTGGCTCGCTGATAGTTCCGAGCGGAGCGCCCCTCCGGATGGCTCGAACCTGGCCGACGTACTCAAGGCGTACCGAGCACTCCACAAGCTCAAGCAACAGGATCTCGCCGACCTGCTCGGCTACGACCAGTCGTACGTATCGTTACTCGAACGCGGCAAGCGCAACATCCGGGACATGGTCGAACTTCGCAGGGTTGCCCACGCCTTGGCGCTGCCCGAAGACGAGCTTGGCCTGCTTCCGCCAGCCGAGGTCGCGGTCACAGTCGGAGCGTCTGTTGGTGAACCTGGCGAGCGGCGTCCACTCGCAGCCGTGGACGACCAGCGTCGCTGGCGCATGACGCGCCGTGAACTCAACCGTCACCGGGCCGACCTCACGAAGGCCGCCGCCCTCCTGTACCCGGATGCCTCCCGCGCAGGCAACAGCCCAGTGCTCACCCGCGAGTCATGGATGTGGCCCGAGCCGGTCGCCTTTGCGGACATCGAGCTGGCCTGGCTGACGCAGACCAGCCCGCCGAAAGTTAGCGGCCGGGAGAGGCAGGCAGAGGGTGTTCGGCCGCTCGCGCCGAACGGCGCCAAGTTCGATCGCTATACCCAAGCAATCCGGATGATCGACCGACCGTCTCTCTTCGTGAACCGGCCGAGCTTCCGGCTGCTCGATGTGGCCCAGACGGAAGGTCGCCCAAAGCTGTCGTTCGGGTACACGACCTACTTCGACATGGCCGACGTCTGCGAGGGGGTGGCACACGAGCTGGCGAGTGCGTGGTTGAAGACTGGCAGTGACCCGGCGTGGATCGGTGACCCAAGTTGGGCAGAACTCCCGTTCCGATCGCTGGTCGGGGACCCGTTTGACCTCGCGCACCGGCCGCTGCTGCCATCCATCGACACCCTGACGATCCGGCTCGGCCCCGATGGCGCGTCGTTCCCGCTTCATCACCGGTCCGCTAGCAACGTCGCTCTTGCCGGGGGGACGTACCACGTCATGCCGGCCGGGGTGTTCCAACCGTCCTCGGTCATGCCCTGGGACCAGTCGAATGACTTCAACCTCTGGCGCAACGTACTGCGCGAGTACGCAGAGGAGTTCCTTGGGGACCCCGAGGCGGACGGGAGCAGCGGCGAGCCGATCGACTACGACGGGACTGAGCCGTTCCGAACGCTGAATCAAGCCCGCCGCGAGGGCAAGGTGCGCCCGTACTGCTTCGGGATCGGACTGGACCCGCTCACGCTGGCCGGCGAGATCCTCAGCGTGGTGGTCATCGACGCCGACGTGTACGACTCCGTCTTCGCCGGCATGGTGTCCAGGAACTCAGAAGGCGCCGTCGTGGCAGGTAGCCCTGGCAACAGCAGCGCCGGAATCCAGTTCACCGAGTCCAACGTCCGGCGCCTGCTGGACAATGAACCTTTGGCGTCCGCTGCTGCCGCGTGCCTCGACCTGGCGTGGCAGCACCGCGGACTCATCCTGGGCTGA
- a CDS encoding NAD-dependent epimerase/dehydratase family protein, whose product MRVLVTGAYGFVGNAVVRRLVEAGHDTVVLTHRPADVPLPELPVSEVFRGDIRDANALTSALDGVQGVCHLAALTRVRESFERAEEYQAVNAGGTVALLDALAAACAGSKAPTVVLGSTAAIYGAPEQQPIGEDTVPAPGNPYGTSKLAADRALQARAESGEIKAVSLRCFNISGSVHGVGDADESRIIPKAVAVATGRHPHLEMNGDGEAVRDFVHVDDLARAYVMALEAPASAAFRAYNVGATPASMREIVATVERVSGRVVPVVHRPPQPEPPRLVADISRITADLGWKPECSSLERQVTDAWSVVSGSSY is encoded by the coding sequence GTGCGCGTACTTGTGACCGGCGCCTACGGATTCGTGGGCAACGCGGTTGTACGACGGCTTGTCGAAGCAGGCCACGACACGGTAGTCCTCACACATCGGCCGGCCGATGTCCCCCTGCCGGAGCTGCCGGTATCCGAGGTCTTCCGCGGTGACATCCGCGATGCGAACGCGCTGACTTCAGCTCTCGATGGCGTCCAGGGTGTATGCCACCTTGCGGCTCTCACTCGGGTTCGCGAGTCCTTCGAGCGTGCGGAGGAGTATCAGGCGGTCAACGCCGGAGGCACAGTGGCGCTGCTCGACGCGCTTGCCGCTGCCTGCGCCGGTTCCAAGGCCCCGACCGTTGTTCTCGGCTCCACAGCCGCGATCTACGGGGCACCCGAGCAGCAGCCCATCGGCGAGGACACCGTGCCCGCACCGGGCAACCCCTACGGCACGTCGAAGCTGGCCGCCGACAGGGCACTTCAGGCGCGAGCGGAGAGTGGGGAAATCAAGGCCGTGAGCCTGCGGTGCTTCAACATCTCGGGCTCCGTCCACGGGGTGGGGGACGCGGATGAGAGCCGGATCATCCCGAAGGCCGTGGCGGTGGCAACTGGCCGCCATCCGCACCTTGAGATGAACGGCGACGGCGAGGCAGTCCGGGACTTCGTTCACGTCGACGACCTGGCCCGCGCGTACGTGATGGCCCTGGAGGCTCCCGCCTCTGCCGCCTTCAGGGCCTACAACGTCGGCGCGACCCCGGCGAGCATGCGCGAGATCGTGGCTACGGTCGAGCGGGTATCGGGCAGGGTGGTGCCTGTGGTGCACCGTCCGCCGCAGCCCGAGCCGCCGCGACTGGTGGCGGACATCTCCAGGATTACAGCTGATCTGGGGTGGAAGCCGGAGTGCTCCAGCTTGGAGCGGCAGGTCACCGATGCCTGGTCGGTCGTCTCCGGCAGCAGTTACTGA
- a CDS encoding winged helix-turn-helix domain-containing protein produces MTEFRGQPAYLQLADDLRERIRSGKIPDGVALPSAQELIDSSGASSTVVKNAVSLLRAEGYVVGHQGKGVFAQYPPRLADHSRGVADWALPLLQAGTELEAALREELSGTEPGSAHSEAALEHWREAFADLPDSVKDRLTKSQ; encoded by the coding sequence ATGACCGAGTTCCGAGGGCAGCCGGCATACCTTCAGCTGGCCGATGACCTGAGGGAACGCATTCGTAGCGGCAAGATCCCTGACGGAGTCGCTCTGCCATCGGCGCAGGAGCTGATCGACAGTTCTGGGGCATCAAGCACCGTGGTGAAGAACGCTGTGTCGCTGCTGCGCGCGGAGGGATACGTGGTCGGCCACCAGGGCAAGGGGGTCTTCGCCCAGTACCCGCCCCGACTCGCAGATCACTCGCGCGGGGTGGCGGACTGGGCTCTGCCGCTGCTGCAGGCAGGCACGGAGCTCGAAGCAGCCCTACGCGAAGAACTGAGCGGGACCGAACCCGGTTCGGCGCACAGCGAAGCGGCCCTTGAGCACTGGCGGGAGGCGTTCGCCGACCTGCCTGACAGCGTCAAGGACCGCTTGACCAAGTCTCAGTAA